In Hemicordylus capensis ecotype Gifberg chromosome 13, rHemCap1.1.pri, whole genome shotgun sequence, a single window of DNA contains:
- the EARS2 gene encoding probable glutamate--tRNA ligase, mitochondrial isoform X2, with protein MDALFTVGCTSGSDSSRDVFKPRLRLLASLRSRGVHFGRCRQPPAPPCISCSGISSRFACCSPLIKYFTGFCLLLLEAFYAKSHLISPNQPAGRGQRGDRDAAPLRAAPPPAPVRSGLAGAMPPARKEKHFAARLPCPGGRFLHLGGLRTALYNYLFAKQHQGRFLLRLEDTDQSRVVPGAAEGLEDMLEWAGLPPDESPRRGGPAGPYQQSQRLGLYREATELLLEKGAAYRCFCTPQRLELLKKAALRSQQTPRYDNRCRHLSAKQVAEKMAQGTGHVVRFRLEEGSEPFCDLVYGWSKHEVASVEGDPVVLKSDGFPTYHLANVVDDHLMGISHVLRGAEWLISTSKHLLLYKALGWDPPRFGHLPLLLNPDGSKLSKRQGHVFVEQLAQEGCLPEALLDLVTTCGSGFAETRTGRSLEELVAEFDVGRIERHSALLDLEKLPEFNSLKAAEVCIHLDAELSLLLAQCLWVAPPPLSLGQDPPGPADWRGDAAAEAGGRGAGRGGAGLWGAAGGPRGP; from the exons ATGGATGCTCTTTTCACAGTGGGCTGCACTTCTGGTTCGGATTCATCGCGTGACGTTTTTAAGCCCCGGCTTCGGCTGCTGGCTTCGCTCCGCAGCCGGGGGGTCCACTTCGGACGCTGCCGCCAGCCGCCAGCCCCACCATGCATTTCATGCAGCGGGATCTCAAGCCGCTTCGCTTGTTGCAGTCCCTTGATCAAATATTTCACTGGCTTTTGCTTGttgcttttagaagccttttatgCAAAATCTCATCTCATCTCCCCGAACCAGCCGGCCGGCCGCGGCCAGCGCGGAGACAGAGACGCGGCGCCTTTAAGGgcagccccgccccctgctccAGTCCGCAGCGGATTGGCCGGAGCAATGCCGCCTGCGCGGAAAGAGAAACATTTTGCAGCGCGCCTGCCCTGCCCGGGTGGCC GGTTCCTGCACTTGGGTGGCCTGCGGACCGCTTTGTACAActacctctttgccaagcagcACCAGGGCCGCTTCCTCCTGAGGCTGGAGGACACGGACCAAAGCCGCGTGGTGCCCGGGGCCGCCGAGGGGCTGGAGGACATGCTGGAGTGGGCAG GCCTCCCGCCGGACGAAAGCCCTCGCCGGGGCGGTCCTGCTGGCCCCTACCAGCAGTCCCAGAGGCTTGGCCTCTACAGGGAAGCCACGGAGCTGCTCCTCGAGAAGGGGGCCGCCTACCGCTGCTTCTGCACCCCACAGCGCCTGGAGCTTCTCAAGAAGGCAGCCCTGCGCAGCCAGCAGACCCCACG GTACGACAACCGGTGTCGTCACCTCAGCGCCAAGCAGGTGGCCGAGAAGATGGCGCAGGGGACGGGCCACGTGGTCCGCTTCCGGCTGGAGGAGGGATCGGAGCCCTTCTGCGACCTGGTCTATGGCTGGAGCAAGCACGAGGTGGCCAGTGTGGAGGGGGACCCGGTGGTCCTGAAGAGCGACGGTTTCCCCACCTACCACCTGGCCAACGTGGTGGACGACCACCTCATGGGCATCAGCCACGTGCTGCGTGGCGCCGAGTGGCTGATCTCCACCTCCAAGCACCTCCTGCTGTACAAGGCCTTGGGCTGGGACCCGCCTCGCTTTGGCCACCTGCCGCTGCTCCTGAACCCGGACGGCAGCAAGCTCTCCAAGAGGCAGGGCCACGTCTTCGTGGAGCAGTTGGCTCAGGAAGGCTGCTTGCCGGAAGCCCTGCTGGACTTGGTGACCACCTGCGGCTCTGGCTTTGCAG AGACACGGACGGGGAGGTCGCTGGAGGAGCTGGTTGCCGAGTTTGATGTGGGCAGGATTGAAAGGCACTCGGCCCTGCTGGACCTGGAGAAACTTCCCGAGTTCAACAG CCTGAAGGCCGCTGAGGTGTGTATCCACCTGGATGCTGAGCTCTCTCTGCTGCTTGCTCAGTGCTTATGGgtagcccccccccctctctctctcgggCAGGATCCACCTGGCCCAGCAGATTGGAGAGGAGACGCTGCGGCCGAAGCTGGTGGCCGAGGTGCAGGCCGTGGTGGAGCAGGCCTATGGGGAGCAGCTGGAGGACCGAGGGGTCCTTGA
- the EARS2 gene encoding probable glutamate--tRNA ligase, mitochondrial isoform X1 produces MDALFTVGCTSGSDSSRDVFKPRLRLLASLRSRGVHFGRCRQPPAPPCISCSGISSRFACCSPLIKYFTGFCLLLLEAFYAKSHLISPNQPAGRGQRGDRDAAPLRAAPPPAPVRSGLAGAMPPARKEKHFAARLPCPGGRFLHLGGLRTALYNYLFAKQHQGRFLLRLEDTDQSRVVPGAAEGLEDMLEWAGLPPDESPRRGGPAGPYQQSQRLGLYREATELLLEKGAAYRCFCTPQRLELLKKAALRSQQTPRYDNRCRHLSAKQVAEKMAQGTGHVVRFRLEEGSEPFCDLVYGWSKHEVASVEGDPVVLKSDGFPTYHLANVVDDHLMGISHVLRGAEWLISTSKHLLLYKALGWDPPRFGHLPLLLNPDGSKLSKRQGHVFVEQLAQEGCLPEALLDLVTTCGSGFAETRTGRSLEELVAEFDVGRIERHSALLDLEKLPEFNRIHLAQQIGEETLRPKLVAEVQAVVEQAYGEQLEDRGVLEKHYVEQVLLLSRGHISRVKDLVSPRNAYLWIRPSVPHEELQVVSAKADEIGKLVLRLLEGPAAALSPQELGQGLRQLQGQVQGTPYSQMMRLLRLALSGQQQGPSVAEMIVSLGPREARARIQRALCS; encoded by the exons ATGGATGCTCTTTTCACAGTGGGCTGCACTTCTGGTTCGGATTCATCGCGTGACGTTTTTAAGCCCCGGCTTCGGCTGCTGGCTTCGCTCCGCAGCCGGGGGGTCCACTTCGGACGCTGCCGCCAGCCGCCAGCCCCACCATGCATTTCATGCAGCGGGATCTCAAGCCGCTTCGCTTGTTGCAGTCCCTTGATCAAATATTTCACTGGCTTTTGCTTGttgcttttagaagccttttatgCAAAATCTCATCTCATCTCCCCGAACCAGCCGGCCGGCCGCGGCCAGCGCGGAGACAGAGACGCGGCGCCTTTAAGGgcagccccgccccctgctccAGTCCGCAGCGGATTGGCCGGAGCAATGCCGCCTGCGCGGAAAGAGAAACATTTTGCAGCGCGCCTGCCCTGCCCGGGTGGCC GGTTCCTGCACTTGGGTGGCCTGCGGACCGCTTTGTACAActacctctttgccaagcagcACCAGGGCCGCTTCCTCCTGAGGCTGGAGGACACGGACCAAAGCCGCGTGGTGCCCGGGGCCGCCGAGGGGCTGGAGGACATGCTGGAGTGGGCAG GCCTCCCGCCGGACGAAAGCCCTCGCCGGGGCGGTCCTGCTGGCCCCTACCAGCAGTCCCAGAGGCTTGGCCTCTACAGGGAAGCCACGGAGCTGCTCCTCGAGAAGGGGGCCGCCTACCGCTGCTTCTGCACCCCACAGCGCCTGGAGCTTCTCAAGAAGGCAGCCCTGCGCAGCCAGCAGACCCCACG GTACGACAACCGGTGTCGTCACCTCAGCGCCAAGCAGGTGGCCGAGAAGATGGCGCAGGGGACGGGCCACGTGGTCCGCTTCCGGCTGGAGGAGGGATCGGAGCCCTTCTGCGACCTGGTCTATGGCTGGAGCAAGCACGAGGTGGCCAGTGTGGAGGGGGACCCGGTGGTCCTGAAGAGCGACGGTTTCCCCACCTACCACCTGGCCAACGTGGTGGACGACCACCTCATGGGCATCAGCCACGTGCTGCGTGGCGCCGAGTGGCTGATCTCCACCTCCAAGCACCTCCTGCTGTACAAGGCCTTGGGCTGGGACCCGCCTCGCTTTGGCCACCTGCCGCTGCTCCTGAACCCGGACGGCAGCAAGCTCTCCAAGAGGCAGGGCCACGTCTTCGTGGAGCAGTTGGCTCAGGAAGGCTGCTTGCCGGAAGCCCTGCTGGACTTGGTGACCACCTGCGGCTCTGGCTTTGCAG AGACACGGACGGGGAGGTCGCTGGAGGAGCTGGTTGCCGAGTTTGATGTGGGCAGGATTGAAAGGCACTCGGCCCTGCTGGACCTGGAGAAACTTCCCGAGTTCAACAG GATCCACCTGGCCCAGCAGATTGGAGAGGAGACGCTGCGGCCGAAGCTGGTGGCCGAGGTGCAGGCCGTGGTGGAGCAGGCCTATGGGGAGCAGCTGGAGGACCGAGGGGTCCTTGAGAAGCACTACGTGGAGCAGGTGCTTCTCTTGAGCAGA GGCCACATAAGCCGCGTGAAGGACTTGGTGTCACCCCGGAATGCCTACCTTTGGATTCGGCCCTCCGTGCCTCACGAGGAGCTGCAAGTGGTTTCGGCCAAGGCAGATGAGATCGGGAAGCTTGTCCTCCG gtTGCTGGAGGGCCCGGCAGCTGCTCTGTCTCCCCAAGAGCTCGGCCAAGGCCTGAGGCAGCTGCAAGGGCAGGTTCAAGGCACCCCATACAGCCAGATGATGAGGCTGCTTCGCCTGGCCCTCAGTGGCCAGCAG CAAGGGCCCAGCGTGGCCGAAATGATTGTCTCCCTGGGGCCCCGAGAAGCCAGAGCCCGGATCCAGAGGGCCTTGTGCAGCTGA
- the UBFD1 gene encoding ubiquitin domain-containing protein UBFD1 isoform X2 yields the protein MDAEAQNSPLGCRDDGKNDSLSAEKPLETGDLQSDPPDSQPSVSNGGDSEMEKELVELKVIWNKNKYDFKFPLDSTGADLKQKIHSLTGLPPAMQKVMFKGLLPEEKTLREIKIINGAKIMVVGSTINDVLAVNTPKDAAQQEVKSEDTKKEPLCRQKQHRKVLDKGKPEDVMPSAKGVQERLPTVPLSGMYNKSGGKVRLTFKLEQDQLWIGTKERTEKLPMGSIKNVVSEPIEGHEDYHMMAFQLGPTEASYYWVYWVPTQYVDAIKDTVLGKWQYF from the exons ATGGATGCAGAAGCCCAGAATTCACCGCTGGGCTGTAGAGATGATGGCAAAAATGATTCCCTTTCTGCTGAGAAACCTTTAGAGACAGGTGATCTCCAAAGTGATCCACCAGATTCCCAGCCTTCTGTCAGCAATGGTGGCGATTCTGAAATGGAGAAGGAACTGGTTGAGCTAAAGGTCATCTGGAACAAAAACAAGTATGACTTCAAGTTCCCACTGGATAGCACGGGGGCTGATCTGAAGCAGAAAATCCACTCACTCACAG GCCTTCCACCTGCAATGCAAAAGGTCATGTTCAAAGGACTTTTACCAGAGGAGAAAACGTTACGGGAAATCAAAATAATCAATGGAGCAAAAATAATGGTGGTTGGCTCAACTATCAATGATGTCTTGGCAGTAAACACACCGAAAGATGCTGCTCAACAGGAAGTGAAATCAGAAGATACCAAAAAGGAGCCCCTCTGCAGACAAAAG CAACACAGAAAAGTGTTGGATAAAGGAAAACCTGAAGATGTGATGCCTTCAGCTAAGGGTGTCCAG GAGCGCCTCCCAACTGTTCCTTTATCGGGCATGTACAACAAGTCAGGGGGGAAAGTACGGCTGACCTTCAAACTTGAACAAGATCAGCTTTGGATCGGCACTAAAG AGAGAACAGAAAAATTGCCGATGGGATCCATCAAGAATGTGGTGAGCGAACCCATTGAAGGACACGAAGATTATCACATGATG GCCTTCCAGCTGGGTCCTACTGAAGCCTCTTACTACTGGGTCTATTGGGTGCCTACTCAATACGTTGATGCCATCAAGGACACGGTGCTGGGGAAGTGGCAGTATTTTTGA
- the UBFD1 gene encoding ubiquitin domain-containing protein UBFD1 isoform X1: MAAAASASPDSDDTSMDAEAQNSPLGCRDDGKNDSLSAEKPLETGDLQSDPPDSQPSVSNGGDSEMEKELVELKVIWNKNKYDFKFPLDSTGADLKQKIHSLTGLPPAMQKVMFKGLLPEEKTLREIKIINGAKIMVVGSTINDVLAVNTPKDAAQQEVKSEDTKKEPLCRQKQHRKVLDKGKPEDVMPSAKGVQERLPTVPLSGMYNKSGGKVRLTFKLEQDQLWIGTKERTEKLPMGSIKNVVSEPIEGHEDYHMMAFQLGPTEASYYWVYWVPTQYVDAIKDTVLGKWQYF, encoded by the exons ATGGCTGCCGCCGCGTCTGCTTCCCCCG ATTCGGATGACACCAGCATGGATGCAGAAGCCCAGAATTCACCGCTGGGCTGTAGAGATGATGGCAAAAATGATTCCCTTTCTGCTGAGAAACCTTTAGAGACAGGTGATCTCCAAAGTGATCCACCAGATTCCCAGCCTTCTGTCAGCAATGGTGGCGATTCTGAAATGGAGAAGGAACTGGTTGAGCTAAAGGTCATCTGGAACAAAAACAAGTATGACTTCAAGTTCCCACTGGATAGCACGGGGGCTGATCTGAAGCAGAAAATCCACTCACTCACAG GCCTTCCACCTGCAATGCAAAAGGTCATGTTCAAAGGACTTTTACCAGAGGAGAAAACGTTACGGGAAATCAAAATAATCAATGGAGCAAAAATAATGGTGGTTGGCTCAACTATCAATGATGTCTTGGCAGTAAACACACCGAAAGATGCTGCTCAACAGGAAGTGAAATCAGAAGATACCAAAAAGGAGCCCCTCTGCAGACAAAAG CAACACAGAAAAGTGTTGGATAAAGGAAAACCTGAAGATGTGATGCCTTCAGCTAAGGGTGTCCAG GAGCGCCTCCCAACTGTTCCTTTATCGGGCATGTACAACAAGTCAGGGGGGAAAGTACGGCTGACCTTCAAACTTGAACAAGATCAGCTTTGGATCGGCACTAAAG AGAGAACAGAAAAATTGCCGATGGGATCCATCAAGAATGTGGTGAGCGAACCCATTGAAGGACACGAAGATTATCACATGATG GCCTTCCAGCTGGGTCCTACTGAAGCCTCTTACTACTGGGTCTATTGGGTGCCTACTCAATACGTTGATGCCATCAAGGACACGGTGCTGGGGAAGTGGCAGTATTTTTGA
- the EARS2 gene encoding probable glutamate--tRNA ligase, mitochondrial isoform X3 — MGLGAAAAALRGVGGHAVRVRFAPSPTGFLHLGGLRTALYNYLFAKQHQGRFLLRLEDTDQSRVVPGAAEGLEDMLEWAGLPPDESPRRGGPAGPYQQSQRLGLYREATELLLEKGAAYRCFCTPQRLELLKKAALRSQQTPRYDNRCRHLSAKQVAEKMAQGTGHVVRFRLEEGSEPFCDLVYGWSKHEVASVEGDPVVLKSDGFPTYHLANVVDDHLMGISHVLRGAEWLISTSKHLLLYKALGWDPPRFGHLPLLLNPDGSKLSKRQGHVFVEQLAQEGCLPEALLDLVTTCGSGFAETRTGRSLEELVAEFDVGRIERHSALLDLEKLPEFNRIHLAQQIGEETLRPKLVAEVQAVVEQAYGEQLEDRGVLEKHYVEQVLLLSRGHISRVKDLVSPRNAYLWIRPSVPHEELQVVSAKADEIGKLVLRLLEGPAAALSPQELGQGLRQLQGQVQGTPYSQMMRLLRLALSGQQQGPSVAEMIVSLGPREARARIQRALCS; from the exons ATGGGGCTGGGCGCGGCGGCTGCCGCCctgcggggagtgggggggcacGCGGTGCGGGTGAGGTTCGCGCCGAGCCCCACAG GGTTCCTGCACTTGGGTGGCCTGCGGACCGCTTTGTACAActacctctttgccaagcagcACCAGGGCCGCTTCCTCCTGAGGCTGGAGGACACGGACCAAAGCCGCGTGGTGCCCGGGGCCGCCGAGGGGCTGGAGGACATGCTGGAGTGGGCAG GCCTCCCGCCGGACGAAAGCCCTCGCCGGGGCGGTCCTGCTGGCCCCTACCAGCAGTCCCAGAGGCTTGGCCTCTACAGGGAAGCCACGGAGCTGCTCCTCGAGAAGGGGGCCGCCTACCGCTGCTTCTGCACCCCACAGCGCCTGGAGCTTCTCAAGAAGGCAGCCCTGCGCAGCCAGCAGACCCCACG GTACGACAACCGGTGTCGTCACCTCAGCGCCAAGCAGGTGGCCGAGAAGATGGCGCAGGGGACGGGCCACGTGGTCCGCTTCCGGCTGGAGGAGGGATCGGAGCCCTTCTGCGACCTGGTCTATGGCTGGAGCAAGCACGAGGTGGCCAGTGTGGAGGGGGACCCGGTGGTCCTGAAGAGCGACGGTTTCCCCACCTACCACCTGGCCAACGTGGTGGACGACCACCTCATGGGCATCAGCCACGTGCTGCGTGGCGCCGAGTGGCTGATCTCCACCTCCAAGCACCTCCTGCTGTACAAGGCCTTGGGCTGGGACCCGCCTCGCTTTGGCCACCTGCCGCTGCTCCTGAACCCGGACGGCAGCAAGCTCTCCAAGAGGCAGGGCCACGTCTTCGTGGAGCAGTTGGCTCAGGAAGGCTGCTTGCCGGAAGCCCTGCTGGACTTGGTGACCACCTGCGGCTCTGGCTTTGCAG AGACACGGACGGGGAGGTCGCTGGAGGAGCTGGTTGCCGAGTTTGATGTGGGCAGGATTGAAAGGCACTCGGCCCTGCTGGACCTGGAGAAACTTCCCGAGTTCAACAG GATCCACCTGGCCCAGCAGATTGGAGAGGAGACGCTGCGGCCGAAGCTGGTGGCCGAGGTGCAGGCCGTGGTGGAGCAGGCCTATGGGGAGCAGCTGGAGGACCGAGGGGTCCTTGAGAAGCACTACGTGGAGCAGGTGCTTCTCTTGAGCAGA GGCCACATAAGCCGCGTGAAGGACTTGGTGTCACCCCGGAATGCCTACCTTTGGATTCGGCCCTCCGTGCCTCACGAGGAGCTGCAAGTGGTTTCGGCCAAGGCAGATGAGATCGGGAAGCTTGTCCTCCG gtTGCTGGAGGGCCCGGCAGCTGCTCTGTCTCCCCAAGAGCTCGGCCAAGGCCTGAGGCAGCTGCAAGGGCAGGTTCAAGGCACCCCATACAGCCAGATGATGAGGCTGCTTCGCCTGGCCCTCAGTGGCCAGCAG CAAGGGCCCAGCGTGGCCGAAATGATTGTCTCCCTGGGGCCCCGAGAAGCCAGAGCCCGGATCCAGAGGGCCTTGTGCAGCTGA